A single genomic interval of Mucilaginibacter robiniae harbors:
- a CDS encoding EcsC family protein, whose translation MRKLKLPEINLKAFKSKFKKNLHYLSEGGFQQIYNRIDQLGIKKGVDELGIDKFIIQCAILAAGSGAITGIGGVTSMIIGVPLDIINLITQQFRVTLAISYYNTGRYEIKFADFIKIVAASLKVDTGMAISKNLMEEVAEKLLLNIGSKTAERLVPVVGAVIGGSTNYLFIKRVADSLRNPEQTEKVIKI comes from the coding sequence ATGCGTAAATTGAAATTACCAGAAATTAATCTGAAAGCTTTCAAATCCAAGTTTAAAAAGAACTTGCATTACTTATCGGAAGGCGGATTTCAGCAGATATATAATCGTATCGACCAATTAGGTATAAAGAAAGGTGTAGATGAACTAGGGATTGATAAGTTTATTATACAATGTGCCATACTGGCAGCTGGTTCGGGTGCTATAACCGGTATAGGCGGTGTAACCAGTATGATTATTGGTGTTCCATTAGATATCATTAACTTGATTACCCAACAATTTCGTGTTACACTGGCTATCTCTTACTATAACACGGGTAGGTATGAAATCAAATTTGCTGATTTCATTAAAATTGTAGCTGCATCATTAAAGGTAGATACCGGAATGGCAATTAGCAAAAACCTGATGGAAGAAGTGGCTGAAAAGCTACTCTTAAATATTGGTTCTAAAACGGCTGAGCGTTTAGTGCCAGTAGTAGGTGCTGTAATTGGCGGTTCTACCAATTACTTATTCATAAAACGAGTAGCCGACTCGTTAAGAAATCCGGAACAAACCGAAAAGGTAATTAAAATATAA
- a CDS encoding FtsW/RodA/SpoVE family cell cycle protein produces MEADKPQPASRWQERLFLLLITLILALFFYRLYTVLQLRFADVDKRLHEGTMVNLNAKNPAARLREVLEKGYYFEDKRDVDLIEATVAQSINTGEKIDNIGELNKRKYNIVADDAFAQGGKSFKNRVNASRSLLGYTGADSLRFQQEKNNPPQVPNATDLSLGTHSIQGTVINKDEQPVAGVLMRLDLILPQDSITNDEPTEDLKISTEKDNDFTKTYLPDSAGKRHLQELTAYTRTDANGHYEFKNLPDDKAFKVLPLQPGFQFGTSQGVERLDEDVQFTFHQAPHTIRLFSTRDFNILKKEKSLIVRTPQEFNHWFWMIVGGFFAGFFIIHILLSWKFSNADQLILPVVMILTGLSFLTLLSLQDPLRDRFLAKDMLVYLGIGWTVMIGMLLINMRRFTVDSPIYRMLVFKNRPGAANGWPWVALAITLLALTIKFGTGPEGSGVKVNLFGFQPSEIVKYLIILFLAGFFAINEKLISEYATWTKRWSFFSFALIAILATLMLFLLLGDLGPAMVVCFTFIALFSFSRGDFGFMAAAVVIYVLVSWAFKNVWLSVIITAALVALLMMVQRRQLSESAVMVLVIMAAFLTIDQIPYLDKAFPGPVQRLIDRKAIWQDAWNNEVYGGDQVANGLWAMASGGVSGQGIGEGFAKTIPEAHTDMILPSMGEEFGWTGIVCIFLLFLVYLHRSILIGRRTGTPFLFYLCAGVGISTFVQFLLIAGGSTGALPLSGVSLPFQSYGGSSLVANLLASGFLLSASLVKGTPVQMGYISKQQDKNLVPALMAACVGLILLTVNVSRYLFNNKKWVVQPSLVADKSGARMFSYNPRIAILMNRLQAGNLYDRTGTLLATSKPQIIRQQRAKLAAAGVGRYNIDSAVHKRLDRYYPFEEQTFFWIGDANTGVFNGSNNGYFAEYEHAAELRGFELPTTSYNVTANRYRENRFLSRGVKEMTVVKKDYSALAPLLLAGINSPQVEAFRNRNRDVQLTIDAGLQTSIQNSLATDTSLADNRVSVVVMEANTGDVLTSAMYPLPPVHNWEQLTMSYADQNQLAGWITTSDLGFTYASQPGSTAKVLTSMAAFNKLGLEAANKRYTVSAGERIRTKGLEPDETGVITLERALVKSNNVYFIKIANQEHLQEEMVNLYLKTGMFLHGVGGYYYGRETENKTQEEKWKALWRKTEFNTKPPYNPNNIRRTRAKGISGMAWGQGELIATPAAVARLVSGVANNGTMMNNRYVLKVSKTVQPVKSGITLANNSQYAQLIRQYMIEQSAPKAATLGLAVAGKTGTPERIWKRQQINDGWYVFFAPKATGQGNIVVCIRIEATKGSSDAVKLAGRHVVPLLLKKGYIRSITS; encoded by the coding sequence ATGGAAGCCGATAAACCTCAACCTGCCAGCCGTTGGCAGGAACGTTTGTTTTTATTACTGATTACCCTAATTCTTGCGCTGTTCTTTTATCGGCTATATACCGTATTGCAGCTTCGCTTTGCGGATGTGGATAAGCGTTTGCATGAAGGAACTATGGTGAACCTGAATGCAAAAAATCCGGCAGCTCGGTTAAGAGAAGTACTGGAAAAAGGTTATTATTTTGAAGATAAACGCGATGTTGACCTGATTGAAGCTACTGTTGCGCAGAGCATCAACACCGGCGAAAAGATTGATAACATAGGCGAGCTGAACAAACGCAAATACAATATTGTAGCTGATGATGCCTTCGCGCAAGGGGGCAAATCTTTTAAAAATAGGGTAAATGCCTCACGTTCTTTGCTGGGTTACACAGGTGCTGATTCTTTACGTTTTCAGCAAGAGAAGAACAATCCGCCCCAAGTACCTAATGCTACTGATTTAAGTTTAGGTACACATAGCATTCAGGGAACAGTAATCAATAAAGATGAGCAACCTGTTGCCGGCGTACTGATGCGGTTAGATTTGATTTTACCCCAAGATAGTATTACTAACGACGAACCTACAGAAGACTTAAAAATTAGTACTGAAAAAGATAATGACTTTACCAAAACTTACTTGCCTGATAGTGCCGGCAAGCGCCACTTACAGGAGTTAACTGCTTATACCCGCACCGATGCTAACGGACATTATGAGTTTAAAAACTTACCCGATGACAAAGCTTTTAAAGTATTGCCGTTGCAACCCGGCTTTCAGTTTGGTACATCGCAGGGGGTAGAACGTTTGGATGAAGATGTTCAGTTTACTTTTCACCAGGCACCCCATACCATCCGGCTATTTTCCACACGTGACTTTAATATCCTTAAAAAAGAGAAATCTTTAATTGTACGAACGCCCCAGGAGTTTAACCATTGGTTCTGGATGATTGTAGGTGGCTTTTTTGCCGGTTTCTTCATTATACATATCCTGTTATCTTGGAAGTTCAGCAATGCCGATCAGTTGATACTACCGGTTGTTATGATACTTACCGGTTTGTCTTTCCTAACCCTGTTAAGTTTACAAGACCCTTTACGCGATCGCTTTTTGGCTAAAGATATGTTGGTTTACTTGGGTATAGGATGGACTGTGATGATTGGTATGCTGCTTATCAATATGCGCCGTTTTACGGTTGATTCACCTATATACCGAATGCTGGTTTTCAAAAATCGTCCGGGTGCTGCTAATGGCTGGCCTTGGGTAGCGTTGGCTATTACATTGCTGGCCTTAACCATTAAGTTTGGTACAGGGCCGGAGGGTAGCGGCGTTAAGGTAAACCTGTTTGGCTTTCAACCCAGCGAAATTGTAAAGTATTTGATTATTCTGTTTCTGGCTGGCTTTTTCGCTATTAATGAAAAATTGATTAGTGAGTATGCTACTTGGACCAAACGATGGTCGTTTTTTTCGTTTGCGCTCATAGCTATATTAGCTACCCTGATGTTGTTTTTATTACTGGGCGATTTGGGTCCAGCTATGGTGGTTTGTTTTACCTTTATAGCCTTGTTCTCCTTTTCGCGTGGCGATTTTGGCTTTATGGCCGCTGCTGTGGTTATTTATGTGTTGGTATCTTGGGCGTTTAAGAACGTCTGGTTGTCAGTAATAATTACTGCTGCACTGGTAGCCTTACTCATGATGGTGCAACGTCGGCAGTTGAGTGAATCGGCTGTAATGGTGCTGGTCATTATGGCTGCCTTTTTAACTATCGATCAAATTCCATATCTGGATAAAGCTTTTCCTGGCCCGGTACAACGTTTGATTGATCGTAAAGCTATCTGGCAAGATGCTTGGAACAATGAAGTTTATGGAGGCGACCAAGTAGCTAACGGCCTATGGGCTATGGCCAGCGGCGGCGTGTCAGGCCAGGGTATAGGCGAAGGCTTTGCCAAAACCATTCCGGAAGCACATACCGACATGATATTGCCCTCTATGGGGGAAGAGTTTGGCTGGACAGGTATTGTCTGTATCTTCTTGTTGTTCCTCGTTTATCTGCATCGTTCTATCCTCATCGGTCGACGAACGGGTACGCCGTTCTTGTTTTACCTATGTGCGGGTGTAGGTATATCTACATTTGTGCAGTTTTTATTAATTGCAGGCGGGTCTACTGGTGCTTTACCTTTATCAGGAGTATCATTACCTTTCCAGAGCTATGGTGGGTCATCGTTAGTAGCCAATTTATTGGCTTCGGGATTTTTACTGTCGGCATCACTGGTGAAAGGTACTCCGGTACAAATGGGTTATATTTCCAAACAACAGGATAAAAACTTAGTGCCTGCGTTAATGGCAGCATGTGTAGGCTTGATATTGCTAACAGTTAATGTATCCCGCTATTTGTTCAACAACAAAAAATGGGTAGTGCAACCCTCTTTAGTAGCCGATAAAAGTGGTGCGCGTATGTTCAGTTATAACCCGCGTATTGCTATATTGATGAACCGCTTGCAGGCGGGTAATTTATACGATCGTACCGGTACTTTGCTCGCTACCAGCAAGCCGCAAATCATTCGTCAGCAAAGGGCAAAACTGGCTGCCGCAGGTGTAGGCAGGTACAATATTGATTCGGCTGTGCATAAGCGGTTAGACCGCTATTATCCTTTTGAAGAACAAACTTTCTTTTGGATAGGGGATGCCAATACCGGCGTATTCAACGGCAGTAACAATGGTTACTTTGCCGAATACGAGCATGCTGCCGAGTTAAGAGGCTTTGAACTGCCAACAACCAGCTATAACGTAACTGCTAATCGTTATCGTGAAAACCGATTTCTGTCACGTGGCGTTAAGGAGATGACGGTAGTGAAAAAAGATTACAGCGCCTTGGCACCTTTGTTGTTGGCTGGTATTAATAGTCCGCAGGTAGAAGCTTTCCGCAATCGAAATCGTGATGTGCAATTAACCATAGATGCCGGTCTGCAAACCAGTATTCAAAACTCATTGGCTACAGACACTTCACTGGCTGATAACCGGGTATCGGTGGTGGTTATGGAAGCGAATACCGGTGATGTATTAACTTCGGCCATGTATCCTTTACCACCCGTACACAACTGGGAGCAGCTTACCATGAGCTATGCCGACCAGAACCAGTTAGCGGGTTGGATAACCACATCAGACTTAGGCTTTACCTATGCTTCGCAGCCAGGTTCTACCGCTAAGGTATTAACATCTATGGCTGCTTTCAATAAACTAGGTTTAGAAGCAGCTAATAAGCGTTATACCGTCAGTGCAGGAGAACGGATACGTACTAAAGGCTTGGAGCCTGATGAAACCGGCGTTATTACCCTAGAGCGTGCTTTGGTGAAATCTAATAACGTGTACTTTATCAAAATAGCCAATCAAGAGCATTTGCAGGAAGAAATGGTGAACCTGTACCTGAAAACAGGCATGTTTTTGCATGGGGTAGGTGGTTATTATTATGGACGTGAAACAGAGAATAAGACGCAAGAAGAAAAATGGAAAGCTCTGTGGCGCAAAACGGAGTTTAACACTAAGCCACCTTATAACCCGAACAATATTCGGCGTACACGGGCCAAAGGTATATCCGGTATGGCTTGGGGGCAGGGTGAGTTAATTGCCACGCCGGCTGCCGTAGCGCGTTTAGTTTCGGGTGTAGCCAACAACGGTACCATGATGAATAATCGTTATGTATTAAAGGTGAGCAAAACTGTGCAGCCTGTAAAATCCGGCATTACTTTGGCTAATAACTCACAGTATGCACAACTCATACGCCAGTACATGATTGAGCAGAGTGCGCCTAAAGCGGCAACTTTGGGTCTGGCTGTAGCCGGTAAAACAGGTACCCCCGAGCGTATATGGAAAAGGCAGCAAATCAATGATGGCTGGTATGTATTCTTCGCCCCTAAAGCTACAGGGCAAGGCAATATTGTGGTATGTATTCGTATTGAAGCTACCAAAGGCTCATCAGATGCGGTTAAATTAGCAGGACGGCACGTGGTACCCCTTTTGCTGAAAAAGGGCTATATTAGAAGTATTACCTCCTAA
- a CDS encoding FHA domain-containing protein: MFNFFKSGATDRPTDVKGIRYALLQFIKQELQKAEGGEGSYIKGLCLYLGGNAAEKHVYEAAVYADEPDAFKAEIQKIADDYALALPDNWTLDVNFEQDFPSEAVKAPNLDAAFFIKTNKHFIRQTATAYISVLSGETSQKEYTITSEGGKVNIGRDKKAQVNDGFFRTNHIAFPSDSTNPANKYVSRQHAHIEWDNDSARFMIFADEGGVPPRNKVKVRAEATEELVKLHSTEIGYPLAEGDQIVVGESAVLQFSYHSLAHE, translated from the coding sequence ATGTTTAACTTTTTTAAAAGCGGCGCGACTGATCGTCCTACCGATGTAAAGGGCATCCGTTACGCATTGCTTCAGTTTATTAAACAAGAATTACAAAAAGCCGAAGGCGGAGAAGGTAGTTATATTAAAGGCTTGTGTTTGTATTTAGGTGGTAATGCAGCCGAAAAGCATGTATATGAAGCTGCAGTATATGCCGATGAACCTGACGCCTTTAAGGCTGAGATACAAAAAATAGCAGACGATTATGCTTTGGCTTTGCCGGATAACTGGACATTGGATGTAAACTTCGAACAGGATTTTCCATCTGAAGCAGTTAAAGCGCCCAATTTGGATGCTGCATTTTTTATTAAAACCAACAAGCATTTTATCAGGCAAACGGCTACGGCCTACATTAGTGTGTTAAGCGGTGAAACTTCTCAAAAAGAATATACCATTACCTCAGAAGGCGGCAAAGTAAATATTGGTCGGGATAAGAAAGCGCAGGTGAATGACGGCTTTTTCCGTACCAATCATATAGCTTTTCCATCTGATAGTACAAACCCTGCCAATAAATATGTAAGCCGGCAGCACGCCCATATAGAATGGGATAATGATAGTGCCCGATTTATGATATTTGCCGATGAAGGTGGAGTACCACCCCGAAACAAGGTGAAGGTTCGGGCAGAAGCTACAGAGGAATTGGTAAAGCTACATTCTACCGAAATAGGTTATCCTTTAGCTGAAGGCGATCAGATTGTAGTTGGTGAATCAGCTGTTCTACAATTTAGTTATCATTCGCTTGCTCATGAGTAA
- a CDS encoding oxidoreductase: MENTNSPVWFITGCSTGFGKELVKLVLQKGWNAVITARNTDQVKDLAEGYEKSALVLPLDVTNKEQVQSAVAKAQEKFGKIDVLVNNAGYGYFTSIEEGEEDKIRAQFETNFFGLVNVTQAVLPGMREKRKGHVINFSSIGGLVGFAATGFYHATKFAVEGLSESLSKEVGPLGIKVLLIEPGPFRTDWAGRSTSRTETQIADYQETVGTRMKTSLEGSGKQKGDPIRGCEAIIEAVESNSPQLRLILGKMAYDLALQKVDSLKENFTAWKDLSLGADYPEAEA; encoded by the coding sequence ATGGAAAATACAAACAGCCCGGTATGGTTTATTACCGGATGCTCAACTGGTTTTGGCAAAGAGTTGGTTAAGTTAGTACTACAAAAAGGCTGGAATGCAGTTATTACCGCTCGCAACACCGACCAAGTAAAAGATTTAGCTGAAGGCTATGAAAAATCTGCTTTGGTTTTACCATTAGATGTAACCAACAAAGAGCAGGTACAATCTGCTGTTGCTAAAGCACAAGAAAAATTTGGTAAGATTGATGTTTTGGTAAACAATGCTGGTTACGGCTATTTTACCAGCATTGAAGAGGGGGAAGAAGATAAAATCAGGGCACAGTTTGAAACCAACTTTTTCGGGCTGGTTAATGTAACACAAGCCGTATTACCTGGTATGCGTGAAAAGCGCAAAGGACATGTTATCAACTTTTCGTCTATTGGTGGCTTGGTGGGCTTTGCTGCAACCGGCTTTTACCATGCCACTAAATTTGCGGTAGAAGGTTTATCTGAATCGCTATCGAAAGAAGTTGGACCATTGGGGATTAAGGTACTACTGATAGAGCCAGGACCATTCCGTACCGATTGGGCAGGCCGATCTACCAGCAGAACAGAAACACAAATAGCAGACTACCAGGAAACAGTAGGTACCCGCATGAAAACCAGCTTAGAAGGCAGCGGCAAACAGAAAGGCGACCCAATTAGAGGTTGTGAAGCTATTATTGAAGCAGTAGAATCTAATTCTCCACAACTTCGTCTAATCTTAGGTAAAATGGCTTATGACTTGGCTTTACAAAAAGTTGATTCTTTAAAAGAGAATTTTACTGCTTGGAAAGACCTAAGTTTAGGTGCCGACTACCCCGAAGCTGAAGCTTAA
- a CDS encoding PP2C family protein-serine/threonine phosphatase: protein MAENIFGITDTGKVRDNNEDTFIAQPVSNNHFLLASVIDGVGGYHGGEVAAALAREQLLESLDAVTGELLPAMVQSIRKASQRIYLRKQQEKELDSMACVATVVLADVENNQFYYAHVGDTRLYLLRDSSLVKISKDHSFVGFLEDSGRLSESAAMSHPKRNEINKALGFDTRILTDDDYIETGQSPFLPGDMLLLCSDGLSDLVDKNEITAILTQAAPLSKKATQLVDAANHNGGRDNITVVLVQNQKVPQQPEAVMPVAAVKKKEDLVNDVSSPAPQEPAHVVANTLPTHTEKKGNGLTITLGILCLVFLGAAVWLFLQRPSSQLVANQTAAVSAKKVRNAQELKLQDLIDKATGDTLVLSDTVFKQPVVISDTLHVQKDSLYIKAKGNIILKRDSAYTGPAIQLNAKCKNIVLDNLHFQDFEAAIALNNTSLFLKNVQFINCKQPVQNVYNFTSNKTITANLPAVSFKADSLVKTPNTSHGSR, encoded by the coding sequence ATGGCTGAAAATATTTTTGGTATAACCGACACGGGCAAAGTGCGGGATAACAATGAAGATACGTTTATTGCTCAACCTGTAAGTAACAATCATTTTTTACTGGCTTCTGTAATTGATGGCGTAGGTGGCTATCATGGCGGTGAAGTAGCGGCTGCCCTGGCCCGCGAGCAATTGCTGGAAAGCCTGGATGCTGTAACAGGTGAGCTGTTGCCAGCTATGGTGCAGTCCATTCGTAAGGCTAGCCAGCGTATATATCTCCGCAAGCAACAAGAGAAAGAATTGGATAGCATGGCCTGCGTAGCTACAGTAGTGCTGGCAGATGTTGAAAATAACCAATTTTATTACGCCCATGTAGGTGATACTCGTTTGTATTTGTTACGTGATAGTTCTTTAGTTAAGATTTCTAAAGATCACTCCTTTGTTGGTTTTCTGGAAGATTCAGGGCGGTTGTCTGAGTCAGCAGCTATGAGTCACCCTAAGCGGAATGAAATCAACAAGGCACTGGGTTTTGATACCCGCATCCTTACGGATGATGACTATATAGAAACTGGTCAGTCGCCTTTTTTACCGGGCGACATGCTGCTGCTGTGCAGTGACGGTTTATCCGATTTGGTAGATAAGAACGAAATTACCGCTATACTTACCCAAGCCGCACCTCTATCTAAAAAAGCAACTCAGTTAGTAGATGCCGCTAATCATAATGGTGGTCGTGATAATATTACGGTGGTGCTGGTGCAAAATCAAAAAGTACCGCAACAGCCTGAAGCCGTTATGCCCGTTGCTGCTGTTAAAAAAAAAGAAGATTTAGTCAATGATGTATCATCACCTGCTCCGCAGGAACCGGCTCATGTTGTTGCTAATACTTTACCTACACATACCGAAAAGAAAGGTAATGGGCTTACTATAACTTTAGGCATACTGTGTTTGGTCTTTCTGGGAGCCGCAGTGTGGTTGTTTTTGCAGAGGCCATCGTCGCAACTTGTAGCGAATCAAACTGCTGCTGTTTCGGCCAAAAAAGTACGTAATGCTCAGGAACTTAAATTGCAGGATTTAATTGATAAAGCAACTGGCGATACGCTGGTGCTGTCTGATACTGTTTTTAAACAACCTGTTGTAATTAGCGATACCTTGCATGTTCAAAAAGATAGCTTGTACATTAAAGCTAAAGGAAACATAATATTAAAACGTGATTCTGCCTATACGGGGCCAGCCATACAGCTGAATGCCAAGTGCAAAAATATTGTGCTGGATAACTTGCACTTTCAGGATTTTGAGGCAGCTATTGCATTAAACAATACATCCTTGTTCTTGAAAAATGTTCAGTTTATAAATTGTAAGCAACCTGTACAAAATGTTTACAACTTTACCAGCAATAAAACCATTACAGCCAATTTGCCGGCTGTGTCTTTCAAAGCCGATTCTTTAGTTAAAACTCCTAACACATCACATGGAAGCCGATAA
- a CDS encoding serine/threonine protein kinase, with amino-acid sequence MSKVFTITEGLENLGALRTGGQGSVYKGRRTGTIYTAIKMLPTPIHAESEDDRNYRNFQSEVAKLQKVNEQPSPHVVKIMSWGLTESGSFPFIEMEYIEGPDLSELLQPPHEPLFTLKDILKVADQLAAALAHCHRVGVKHGDLKSNNVKYNVHSGNYVLLDFGLAVLSDEQRRSSLRHAGAIEFMAPEQHELGQLLLQTDVYSYGVILYELLTGEVPFPLPQGAGAETSRNQVLLAHLEGQVPDAIAKRSQSLPQSWGESKRQQEMQVPQWLLEVIYRCLEKAPEARYASGVALQEAIVSGSLRAAEGWGKTSPIAQALSADVLQRENEQLQQQLLQLQQQQEDSQRQLSALQSIAMEAGGHFNQGKGVFERNEGIVHLPKRLLIGLVGLAALFIVLFIYVLSAKKNSVSTPSVNSYTATTKAYHSPYIYLKSYKPDTSVRLQKAVPAAIPVVRHKIPPGWAHKKFKKKRKKFLGIF; translated from the coding sequence ATGAGTAAAGTATTTACGATAACGGAGGGATTAGAGAACCTGGGTGCCTTGCGTACAGGCGGACAAGGTTCGGTGTACAAGGGCAGAAGAACGGGCACAATCTACACGGCCATTAAGATGCTGCCTACCCCCATTCATGCCGAGAGCGAGGATGACCGCAACTACCGCAACTTTCAAAGCGAAGTGGCCAAGCTGCAAAAGGTGAATGAGCAACCCTCGCCCCATGTCGTCAAGATTATGAGCTGGGGCTTAACCGAGAGCGGCTCATTTCCCTTTATTGAGATGGAGTACATTGAAGGGCCGGACTTGTCCGAGCTCTTGCAACCGCCGCATGAACCATTGTTTACCTTGAAGGATATCTTAAAAGTAGCTGATCAGTTAGCGGCTGCCTTAGCGCACTGTCACCGTGTAGGGGTCAAGCATGGCGATCTAAAGAGCAACAATGTCAAGTACAATGTACATAGTGGTAACTACGTACTGCTGGACTTTGGCTTAGCGGTGCTGAGTGATGAACAGCGTAGAAGCAGCTTAAGGCATGCCGGTGCTATTGAGTTTATGGCACCCGAGCAGCATGAGCTGGGTCAGCTGCTGTTGCAAACAGACGTATATAGTTATGGGGTCATCCTGTATGAGCTGCTGACGGGCGAAGTACCTTTTCCTCTGCCTCAGGGAGCCGGTGCAGAAACGAGTAGGAACCAGGTGCTGCTGGCGCATTTGGAAGGACAGGTGCCGGATGCTATAGCCAAGCGGTCGCAAAGCTTACCGCAGAGCTGGGGAGAGAGCAAGCGTCAGCAGGAGATGCAGGTACCGCAATGGCTGCTAGAAGTGATCTACCGTTGTTTGGAGAAAGCGCCGGAAGCCAGGTATGCCAGTGGCGTAGCTTTGCAGGAAGCTATAGTAAGTGGTAGCTTAAGAGCAGCCGAGGGTTGGGGTAAAACCAGCCCGATAGCGCAGGCGCTGAGTGCTGATGTACTGCAACGCGAAAACGAGCAACTACAACAACAACTCCTCCAACTTCAGCAACAACAGGAAGATAGCCAGCGGCAGCTCTCTGCTTTGCAATCTATTGCCATGGAAGCTGGCGGGCATTTTAATCAGGGTAAGGGTGTGTTTGAACGCAATGAAGGTATAGTGCACCTGCCTAAGCGTTTATTAATTGGCTTGGTGGGCTTGGCGGCTTTGTTTATTGTGTTGTTTATTTATGTATTATCTGCAAAAAAGAACTCCGTATCAACGCCTTCTGTCAATTCTTATACAGCTACAACCAAGGCTTACCATTCACCTTATATTTATCTCAAAAGCTACAAACCAGATACATCAGTAAGGTTACAAAAAGCAGTTCCAGCAGCTATACCTGTAGTAAGGCACAAAATACCGCCAGGTTGGGCCCATAAAAAGTTCAAAAAGAAAAGAAAAAAGTTTTTAGGAATATTTTAA
- a CDS encoding serine/threonine protein kinase — MSKVFTITEGLENLGALRTGGQGSVYKGRRTGTIYTAIKMLPTPIHAESEDDRNYRNFQSEVAKLQKVNEQPSPHVVKIMSWGLTESGSFPFIEMEYIEGPDLSELLQAPHEPLFTLKEILKIADQLAAALAHCHRVGVKHGDLKSNNVKYNVHSGNYVLLDFGLAVLSDEQRRSSLRHAGAIEFMAPEQHELGQLLLQTDVYSYGVILYELLTGEVPFPLPQGAGAETSRNQVLLAHLEGQVPDAIAKRSQSLPQSWGESKRQQEMQVPQWLLEVIYRCLEKAPEARYASGVALQEAIVSGSLRAAEGWGKTSPIAQALSADVLQRENEQLQQQLLQLQEEQYNRPLSEGVEDESKVSLSKPLFIIMVTLLVLFMGFSVYSAFFKRTAQPVESENMPDTTQTTPSNTDNQVQEGNYVPMTDSVNTTRKKQVADSVRKSIDSTISAQRKAEAKKAAAKDSIDNLKPDTTVKPEEPM; from the coding sequence ATGAGTAAAGTATTTACGATAACGGAGGGGTTAGAGAACCTGGGTGCCTTGCGTACAGGCGGACAAGGCTCAGTGTACAAGGGCAGAAGAACAGGCACGATCTACACCGCCATTAAGATGCTGCCTACCCCCATTCATGCCGAGAGTGAGGATGACCGCAACTACCGCAACTTTCAAAGCGAAGTAGCCAAGCTGCAAAAGGTTAATGAGCAGCCCTCACCCCATGTCGTCAAGATTATGAGCTGGGGCTTAACTGAGAGCGGCTCTTTTCCTTTTATCGAAATGGAGTACATTGAAGGGCCGGACCTCTCGGAGCTCTTGCAAGCGCCGCATGAACCATTGTTTACCTTAAAGGAGATCTTGAAAATTGCCGATCAGCTAGCGGCTGCTTTAGCGCACTGTCACCGTGTAGGGGTCAAGCATGGCGATCTAAAGAGCAACAATGTCAAGTACAATGTACATAGTGGTAACTACGTACTGCTGGACTTTGGCTTAGCGGTGCTGAGTGATGAACAGCGTAGAAGCAGCTTAAGGCATGCCGGTGCTATTGAGTTTATGGCACCCGAGCAGCATGAGCTGGGTCAGCTGCTGTTGCAAACAGACGTATATAGTTATGGGGTCATCCTGTATGAGCTGCTGACGGGCGAAGTACCTTTTCCTCTGCCTCAGGGAGCCGGTGCAGAAACGAGTAGGAACCAGGTGCTGCTGGCGCATTTGGAAGGACAGGTGCCGGATGCTATAGCCAAGCGGTCGCAAAGCTTACCGCAGAGCTGGGGAGAGAGCAAGCGTCAGCAGGAGATGCAGGTACCGCAATGGCTGCTAGAAGTGATCTACCGTTGTTTGGAGAAAGCGCCGGAAGCCAGGTATGCCAGTGGCGTAGCTTTGCAGGAAGCTATAGTAAGTGGTAGCTTAAGAGCAGCCGAGGGTTGGGGTAAAACCAGCCCGATAGCGCAGGCGCTGAGTGCTGATGTACTGCAACGCGAAAACGAGCAACTGCAACAACAACTCCTCCAACTTCAGGAAGAGCAATATAACCGGCCGCTAAGCGAAGGAGTGGAGGATGAATCTAAAGTATCCTTATCCAAACCTTTGTTTATTATAATGGTGACTTTGTTGGTGCTGTTTATGGGCTTTAGTGTATATTCTGCTTTCTTTAAGCGGACAGCTCAACCGGTAGAAAGCGAGAATATGCCTGATACCACACAAACTACACCATCCAATACCGATAATCAGGTTCAGGAAGGGAACTATGTTCCGATGACGGATAGTGTTAACACCACCCGTAAGAAACAAGTTGCTGATAGTGTGCGAAAGTCTATTGATAGCACGATTAGTGCGCAACGGAAAGCAGAGGCTAAAAAAGCAGCTGCAAAAGATAGTATCGACAATTTAAAACCGGATACTACTGTAAAACCCGAAGAACCTATGTAA